AATAGATAGAATGCAAATAATAATATCCCCAGCCAAAACGATAAATACAAAAAGTTCCCGAAAAGCCCTAGCTAAATCAACTCCGCAGTTTGCCAATGAAGCAAAAGAGATTGCGCTTCACATGGCGCAATATTCTATTGAGGAATTGGAAAGGTTGCTAAAAATTAGTCCGAAGTTGGCTCTGGAAACTTTTAAGCGGTTCGAAGCGTTTCATTCTGATGAGGCTCCTTCCCTTCAGGCTTTGCTGGCATATACGGGGATGGTGTTTAAACATATTGCTCCGGCGGATTTTTCTAATGAAGATTTTCTTTATGCGCACGAACATTTACGGATAGCTTCTCCTTTTTATGGAGTGGTGCGTCCGCTGGATATGATAAAGGCTTACCGGATGGAGTATGATGTGAAGCTTCCCGAACTGGGAGGAATAACAATGGCCGATTACTGGAAGCCGAGACTTACTAAATCTTTTATTAAAGATGTGAAGAAGAGTGGGGGAGTGCTGATTAATCTGGCAAGCATGGATATTCAGTCTTCGCTTGATTGGAAACTTCTTGAAAAGGAAGTCAGAGTAATTACTCCCGAATTTAAAATGTGGAAAAAGGGAAAACTAGATACGGTGACTATTTATGCAAAGATGGCACGAGGAGAGATGACCCGGTTTATTCTGAAGAACAGAATTGAAGAACCGGAAGAGTTGATGGCTTTCACATGGGAAGGCTTTACTTTTGCTCCGGAACATTCGGCGGATAATCGAATGGTGTTTATATGCTGATTGAATACTCTTTAAATACTATATAATAAAATGATGAGTGAAAAAGAAAAGATGAGGGGCGGGAAGTGTGGTCACTAAAGATGTGCCCGATGATTCGCTGGCTGTAGGCAATCCGGCTGTGGTAAAAAGAAAGCTTAGTTAAACCTTTAAAATAGAGTGAGGAAGGAGTGTTTCACAACAATCCTTCCTCTGTAAGTAAGTTTAATTATGAAATTAAACCTGAAAACTATTTTTTACTACTCATTACTCCTGTGTCTTTATCTTCATTATTTAAACGCTTTTGGGCTGACTCATATTTACGGCCGAAGTTGAAGCTATAAGAAACTTTAAAAGAAAGCAATCTGGACGATTCCTTTATATATACCCAATTCTTTGAAGGGGCGTAAGCATTCTTGTTTTCACTACCTGCTCTCCAGTTATCAACAAACGGATTAATCATCATGGCTCCCACACTTAGTTGTTTGTGCTTGTACATTACTCCGAACAGGTGATAGTTCTCGCCAATCTCCAGAGTTTCTCCGTAGAAGTTGTTTTTGTGGCCCTGTATTTGGAAGAAGGCCGACCAATTTTTGTAGTAGGCACTTGCCTCGCCACGGTAATACATGTTTGAATAGGTATGATGGTAATTGTTACCTTTGCTGTCGAAATAGCTAAATCCGGTTACAGCCTTTACAATGAAATGATCTTTGAAAGGATTGACTGAAAGTTCTGCTTCTGAATTTAACTTCTGCCAGCTTTGTTGATTGTCATTGGTGCGGATAAACTTGTTGTTCTCCACTCTTGTTTCTTCCATAATTGGTTTGTTGTGGTACCAATGCCCCAGAAATAAGCTCCCGCTGAAGATTCCTTTTCTTATATCATAGTTCAAAGAGTTGGTATATGTCATCACTGGTTTCAGGTTGCTGTTACCTCTTCTTATTTGCAAAGAGTCAATTGACTGCTCTACATTACTTAAATCAGATAAAGAAGGGGCCGAACTGTATATGTTTCCACGATAGCGAAGGAAAGAGTTTTCGTTGAAATTATACTTCAAACTGGCTGTTGGTCGGAATGTATAATTCTGATATCCTACGCCTCCCTGACTAAACCATGAACGTGAACCACCAATACCCAAAGAATAGTTGAACTTCTTTATCTTCCCCTGAAATTCTGTATAAGCATAGGTTTCTGATTGTTTCATCTCGGTTTTGGAAAGAGAACTTCCGGTATATTCATTATTGGTGAAGCTCTGGGTGTGTTTTATCCCTGTGCTAAAACGTCCGGCTTTAAACCCTTTCTCATAAATACCTTCACTGATAACTGAATATTTGTTTCCATTAACTATGGTTGTCAAATCAGTAAGTGTTTCTGTTCCCTGCATCTCCTTGTAATATCTCTCTGAATTTGAATCGATATAAGTACCAACGACATTAAGAATCAAAGATTGCTGGTTCTTCAGGTTGCGTTGGTAGTAAAGGTCAAGAGACGGAATGTGCTCCCAGGAAGAAGAGCGGTCTGTCATGTTTACGCCTTGCGATGGATTATTTGTAGGATACAGATAACTCTTGAAGTTCATTTTTGGATCGGCATTGATATTTCCTCTGAGGGTAGCGTTGAAGAACCATTTGTCTGCTTCCTGATAGTTATAGTTCATCTGCATATAGTGCCAGTCCTTTGCCCACTTGTCGGGTGTACCATCCTCTAACCGGGTAAGGCTTTTACCATCTGCGAAATTAAATGTTTCTGAATTTTCACGCCACATGTGATCCATCGCTCTGTAACCTCCGTAGTAGAATACTCCAAACTCAGATTTTTTGTAATTGAATTTAGCCGTAAGGTTGTTATCCCCGAATGGTACGTGTGGAGAGTCGGTTAAGTCGAATGCAATAAAACCACCGCTGTCTCGTCTGCGGGTAATATAATCAATTACAGCTTCGGCTCCTCCGTAACGAAGTCCCGGATCTTCGTGGTGCTCAATGCGAAGGATATCTTCCGGACGTAAGGACATCACTTCCTGAATGCTGGATTTTACACCGTTAATCCTTAGCTGAACTTCTCCACCACCGGATGCTGAGATGGTATTTCTCAAAACATCAACCTGGATTCGCTTTAAATTCAGCTGCTGCAAAAGATTAAACCCATTGGTCGCGGCCTTCATCTGTCTGGAAGAAGGTAGTAATATTTTGCGATCGGCTTCATTGATTACATTGGCAGCGGTGACAACAACCTCGTTGAGTGCCACGGCAGCCGAGTCGATTTCTATATTCCCTAAGTCGACATCCTTGGTGAAATCACGGATGCTCATACTTTTGCTCTGATATCCTAAACTGGATACCTGCAGGTTGTAGATCCCTTTCTGTAAGTTGTCCATACTGAACTTACCTTTTGAGTCAGTCATTCCGCCTGTTACAAAGGTTGAATCCGCTTTTCTGAGAATAACGTTTGCAAATTCACAGGTTGTTTGGCGACTGACATAATTCGTCCTTTAATCTGCAGAACCTGAGCTGAGATTGATTGGTAGACGATTATTGCAACTAATACACTAAATATTTTTTTCATTTCGGTTTAATCATTCCATAGTTGATAGAATATGTTATTTCTGTAAGCGCTACATCCATTTAGACGCAAGTACCTTACCAAAAGTTGCAACTACGTTTAACTATTTTTCTTGAGATTAAGTTTTTAGCCTGTTCCTGAATATAAATATTAAAGCCTTAACTCGTTGATTCTTTATGAGATAAGAAGCGCTGCTTGTGCGTGAATTTAAATTGTAAATAATGGAAAAATGAATAAGCATATTTTTAGAATCTTTCTTTATCGGCTTGTAAGGTATCTCTTAAAATTGTTCGATTCTGAACATTTTGTTCAGAATCGAACACCTTTCGAACTGAATCTGCATTCCAGAAGAAACAGAAATGAAAAGATGAAAAAAATATTAACCCTTTTGTTGCTGATAAACAGCACTTTCTGTAATATGCTCTAATTTTCTTTAAAAAATAATTGCCGAAAGTTTTGCAAGTCTCAGAGAAAGCTGTATCTTTGCATCGCTTTTGAAACGAAAGTGTCTCGGGCGTTTAGCTCAGCTGGTTCAGAGCATCTGCCTTACAAGCAGAGGGTCGGCGGTTCGAATCCGTCAACGCCCACACAAAAATCCAGAGACTTTCGTTTTATAAAGACCCACATCGGGCGTTTAGCTCAGCTGGTTCAGAGCATCTGCCTTACAAGCAGAGGGTCGGCGGTTCGAATCCGTCAACGCCCACTCGATGATAATAAGCCTTGCAAGTTCTCTTGTAAGGCTATTTTTTTATTTCTTCACCTCTTTTTACACAAACTTTTCCCATTTGCATATCTCTCTATTCAAATAAAAGAACTAATTTTGCAGTCTGATAATTATCATTACACGTATGAAACTTGATTTACTTACGGCGATCTCACCTATTGATGGCCGATACAGAGGCAAAGCTGAGGCTTTAGCTGCTTACTTTTCTGAATTTGCATTGATTAAATATCGTGTGCAGGTTGAAGTAGAGTATTTTATTACCTTGTGTGAACTGCCTTTGCCACAACTAAAAGGGGTGGGTGCAGATGTTTTTGAATCTTTAAGAAATATATATCTTAATTTTTCAGAAGCTGATGCTCAACGCATTAAGGATATTGAAGGAGTGACTAATCACGACGTGAAGGCTGTAGAATATTTCCTGAAAGAGGAATTCGACAAGCTGGGTGGTCTTGATGAGTATAAGGAGTTTATACACTTTGGTCTTACTTCACAAGATATCAATAATACATCTATTCCGCTGTCTGTAAAGGAAGCATTGCAAAATGTTTATTATCCTTTGGTAGAAGAGCTTATTGCACAGTTGAAACAATATGCTAATGATTGGGCAGAAATTTCAATGCTTGCTAAAACTCATGGACAGCCGGCATCGCCAACTCGTTTGGGTAAGGAGGTAATGGTTTTTGTTTACCGTCTGGAACGTCAGTTGGCTACTCTTAAAGCTTGTCCGGTAACGGCTAAGTTTGGTGGAGCTACAGGTAATTACAATGCGCATCATGTAGCTTATCCGTCTTTTGACTGGAAAGCTTTTGGTAATCGTTTTGTTTCTGAAAAATTAGGATTGGAACGTGAAGAGTTTACAACTCAGATTTCTAATTATGATAATCTTTCTGCTATCTTTGATGCCATGAAGCGTATCAATAGTATTATGGTTGATATGAATCGTGACTTCTGGATGTATATTTCAATGGAATATTTCAAGCAGAAAATTAAAGCAGGTGAAGTTGGCTCAAGCGCAATGCCTCATAAGGTGAATCCGATTGACTTTGAGAATGCGGAAGGAAATCTTGGTATAGCAAACGCTATTCTTGATCATTTATCTTCAAAACTACCTGTTTCCCGTTTGCAACGCGACTTAACAGATTCTACAGTACTTCGTAATGTGGGTGTTCCTTTTGGACATGTTGTGATTGCTGTTCAGAGTTCATTGAAGGGCTTACGTAAGTTGATACTTAATGAAAAGGCTATTTATAATGATTTGGATAATTGCTGGAGTGTAGTTGCTGAGGCTATTCAGACAATTCTTCGCCGTGAAGCTTATCCGCATCCATACGAAGCATTAAAAGCATTGACAAGAACTAATCAGGCTATCACAGAATCTTCAATTAAGGAATTTATTGAAGAACTGAATGTTAGCGAGGAAATAAAGAAGGAATTAAGATGTATAACTCCACACAGTTATACAGGAATCTGATTTTTATATTATAGATATTTTGAAATAGGCCGCGAGGCCAAGTTATAATTTTATTCGAATAAAGTAATGAGTACAGACAACGAAAATTGGCGAGATTCTAACAAAGAGAGTAGAGGCGCCAGCCGTGATGGTAATAAGTCTTTTAATAAAGAAGGATTTGGCCGTCGAGATGACAGCAGACCTTCTTTTAACAGAGATGGTAAGTTTAACCGTGAAGGACATTTTAGTCGTGAAGGTGGTGATCGCCCCTCACGCCCTTCTTTTAACAGAGGCGGAAGTGACCGCCCAAGTTTTAATCGTCCTTCCCGTCCATATAATAAAGAAGGTGGAGACCGCCCAAGCTTTAACCGCGAAGGTGGCGATAGACCTCGTCCATCGTTTAATCGTGAAGGCGGAGATCGTCCACGTCCATCATTTAACCGTGAAGGTGGTGACAGACCACGTCCTTCTTTTAACCGCGAAGGTGGTGACAGACCTCGTCCATCTTTCAACCGTGAAGGTGGTGATAGACCACGCCCATCATTCAACCGCGAAGGCGGTGATAGACCACGTCCATCATTTAATCGTGAAGGCGGTGATCGTCCACGTCCATCGTTCAATCGTGAAGGCGGTGATCGTCCACGTCCATCGTTCAACCGTGAAGGTGGTGATCGTCCACGTCCATCGTTTAATCGCGAAGGTGGTGATCGTCCACGTCCATCATTCAATCGTGAAGGTGGTGATCGTCCACGTCCATCGTTTAATCGCGAAGGTGGAGATCGTCCACGTCCATCATTTAACCGTGAAGGTGGTGACAGACCACGTCCTTCTTTTAATCGTGAAGATAAGCCTTGGAGAAGAAATGAAGGTCAGGAAGGCGGAGAAGGTGATCGTCCAAGATTCCGTCGTCCAACTAGTAATTACGGTGGACCATCTATTCCTAGAGAGGGTGAAGAAGGTAGATCACGTCGTCCTAGATTCTCATCGAATGATAGCAGATCTCAGGAATTTTCACGTCCCGTTCGTAGAAGAAGCGATGATTATGATCCAAATGCTAAGTATAGCGAAAAGAAAAGAATTGAATATAAAGAACAGTTCGCTGATCCTAATGAACCAATTCGTTTGAATAAATATCTTGCAAATGCAGGTGTTTGCTCACGTCGTGAGGCTGATGAATTTATCACTGCCGGAGTTGTTTCGGTAAATGGTGAAATTATCATTGAGCTTGGAACAAAGGTTAAACGCACTGATGTGGTTAAGTTCCACGAAGAAACTGTATCTTTAGAAAGTAAGGTATATGTTTTACTAAACAAACCTAAAGATTGCGTTACTACTTCTGATGATCCTCAGGCTCGTCTTACTGTAATGGACTTAGTGAAAGGTGCATGTCAGGAAAGAATTTATCCTGTAGGACGTCTTGACCGTAACACTACTGGTGTGTTGCTGTTGACTAATGATGGTGATCTGGCTTCTAAGCTGACTCATCCTCAGTTCCTGAAAAAGAAAATTTATCATGTTTTCTTAGATAAGAATGTAACTAACCATGATATGGAACAAATAGCTTCTGGTGTACAACTGGAAGATGGTGAAATTCATGCAGATGCAATTAGCTATGCTACTGAAACGGATAAAGATCAGGTAGGAATTGAAATCCACTCTGGTAAAAACCGTATCGTTCGCCGTCTCTTTGAATCTTTAGGATACAAAGTAATTAAGTTGGACCGTGTATTCTTTGCTGGACTGACTAAGAAAAGCCTTCGTCGTGGTGAGTGGAGATATCTCACTGAACAGGAAGTGAACATGCTTCGAATGGGAGCTTTTGAATAATAAAGAATGGGGGTGTATGCAAATATGCCCCTTACCTTATATATAATAATGCATATAAAAGATTTTTATGGAAAAGATTTGTAGAACAAGAATTGTTGATGTTCTGAAGATGGAAAACTTCGGGGCAATTGTGAACGTGAAGGGATGGGTCAGAACTCGCCGGGGCAGTAAACAAGTAAGCTTTATCGCTTTGAATGACGGTTCTACCATTAATAATATTCAGATCGTTATAGATATTGAGAAATTTGGTGAAGAATATTTAAAGCCAATTACTACTGGTGCTTGTATTAGTGTAAACGGTGAATTAGTGGAATCGCTTGGACAAGGACAAAAAGCGGAACTTCGTGCTTGTGAAATAGAAATATTGGGTGCTGCTGATCCTGCTACTTATCCATTGCAGAAGAAAGGTCACTCCATGGAGTTTCTTCGTGAAATTGCACACCTTCGTCCACGTACCAATACTTTTGGTGCAGTGTTCCGCATCCGTCATAATATGGCTATTGCTATACACAAATTTTTCCATGAAAGAGGATTCTTCTATTTTCATACACCTATCATTACTGCTTCCGATTGTGAAGGAGCTGGTCAAATGTTTCAGGTAACCACAATGAATCTTTATGATTTGAAAAAGGATGAAAATGGTTCAATAGATTATGATAATGACTTCTTTGGCAAACAAGCCAGTCTGACTGTTTCCGGACAGTTGGAAGGTGAGCTCGCTGCAATGTCAATGGGTTCTATCTATACTTTTGGTCCAACTTTCCGTGCTGAAAACTCTAATACTCCACGTCACTTGGCTGAGTTCTGGATGATTGAACCGGAAGTTGCCTTTAATGAGATTGAAGATAATATGCAGCTTGCTGAAGACTTTATCAAGTATTGCGTGAAATGGGCTTTGGATAACTGTCAGGAGGATATTCAGTTCCTGAATAATATGTTTGATAAAGAACTTATTGCTCGTTTACAGTCTGTGCTCGATGACGAATTTGTTCGCCTTCCTTATACTGAAGGAGTGAAAATTCTTGAAGAAGCTGTGGCTAAGGGTCACAAATTTGAGTTCCCTGTATTCTGGGGGGCTGACCTTGCTTCGGAACATGAACGTTATCTTGTGGAAGATCACTTTAAACGTCCAGTTATTCTTACTGATTATCCGAAAGAAATCAAATCATTCTATATGAAACAGAATGAAGATGGAAAGACCGTTCGTGCAATGGATGTTCTTTTCCCGAAAATCGGAGAGATAATTGGTGGATCTCAACGTGAAGAGAATTATGAAAAGCTTGAAAAAAGAGCAGAGGAAATGGGTGTACCTACAAAAGATATCTGGTGGTATCTGGATACCCGCCGTTTTGGTACTGCTCCTCACTCAGGTTTTGGACTGGGTTTTGAACGTTTATTGCTCTTCGTGACTGGTATGACGAATATTCGTGACGTGATTCCTTTCCCAAGAACACCTCGTAACGCAGAATTCTAATATTGCATTTTATTATGTCTTAATATATTAAGGATGGTACAACTACTGGTTTATCATCCTTTTTTATTCGCATTTGGTAGGATATCTCAGGAAAGTTTTGTCTTGACTTGTGCAGGTTGATCTGTTGTTGTTCTTTGCAAATTACTAAACCGACCTGTACAGCTCATAATAGCTGACCAGGTAATTCAAAATGATTATTTAGACCAGTAACCGGCAAAATCGTTAATATTTTGCCGTAAAGCGGTGAAATATAAAAAAGAAGGGAAATAGTTTGCCAATTCAAAGAAAAGCTGTACTTTTGCAAGCCGATTATTATCTGAAAGGATAAAAGATTAATTCATAGCTAATTAAGGTTCCTTTGTCCGGGGAGCTTGTAATCAGCATGGATATTTATGTTTATTAGTAGTTAACAATTTAAAAACAATTAAGCAGTGGATACTTTAAGTTATAAGACCATTTCTGCAAACAAAGCAACCGCAACAAAGGAATGGGTCGTAGTTGATGCTACAGACCAAGTGTTGGGACGCTTAGGTGCAAAAGTTGCCAAGCTGTTGAGAGGAAAGTACAAACCAAACTTTACTCCTCATGTAGACTGTGGTGACAACGTAATTATTATCAATGCCGATAAGGTAAAGTTGACAGGTAACAAATGGAATGACAGAATCTATTTGTCATATACTGGCTATCCTGGAGGTCAAAGAGCTATTACTCCAGCTCGTTTGCAAGCAAGACCTAACGGTGACGACAAGTTATTGAGAAAAGTAGTAAAGGGTATGCTTCCTAAAAACAAATTAGGCGCACAACTATTAGGCAACATGTATGTTTACGCTGGAAGCGAACACAAACAAGCTGCTCAAAACCCTAAGTCAATTGATATTAACTTACTTAAATAATAAATAATGGAAGTAGTAAATGCATTAGGCAGACGTAAACGCGCTATTGCCCGCGTATTCGTAAGCGAAGGTACAGGAAAGATTACTATTAACAAGAGAGACCTTACAACGTACTTTCCATCAACTATTCTTCAATATGTTGTAAAACAACCATTGAACAAACTAGGTGCTGCTGAAAAGTATGACATCAAGGTTAATTTGTGTGGTGGTGGTTTCACAGGACAATCACAGGCTTTGCGTTTAGCAATCTCTCGTGCTCTTGTAAAAATCAATGCAGAAGATAAAAAAGCTCTTCGTTCTGAAGGCTTCATGACACGTGATCCACGTTCTGTTGAACGTAAGAAACCGGGTCAACCAAAAGCTCGTAGAAGATTCCAGTTCAGTAAACGTTAATACTTGCTGGAGAAATCTCTGGAGTAAGCTACGTTTAGTATCTAAACTATCGGGACTCTTAATAAGTAGGCTACCCGAAAGTTGGTTATAAAACAAAAAAGAAAGTAAACGATTAAAAAATTAAAAAATGTCAAGAACTAATTTTGATAATTTATTGGAAGCCGGTTGCCACTTCGGACACTTAAGAAGAAAGTGGAACCCTGCTATGGCTCCTTATATTTTCATGGAACGCAATGGTATCCACATCATTGACCTTCATAAAACAGTTGCAAAAGTAGAAGAAGCTGCTGAAGCTTTAAAACAAATTGCAAAATCGGGCAAAAAAGTCCTTTTTGTTGCTACTAAAAAACAAGCTAAACAAGTTGTTGCTGATAAAGCAGCTGCTGTTAATATGCCTTATGTAATCGAGCGCTGGCCAGGTGGAATGTTGACTAACTTCCCAACTATCCGTAAGGCTGTTAAGAAGATGACTACTATCGATAAGTTGACTAACGATGGTACTTACTCTAATCTTTCTAAAAGAGAAGTTCTTCAAATTTCACGTCAACGTGCTAAGTTAGAAAAGAACTTAGGTTCTATCGCTGACTTAACTCGTCTTCCTTCTGCTTTGTTCGTTATTGACGTAATGAAAGAAAACATCGCAGTTCGTGAAGCTAACCGTTTAGGTATTCCAGTATTTGCTATTGTTGATACAAACTCTGATCCTTCAAACATTGATTTCGTTATCCCTGCAAATGATGACGCTACAAAATCTATCGAAGTGATTCTTGAAGCTTGTTGTGCAGCTATGAGCGAAGGCTTGGAAGAAAGAAAAGCTGAAAAAATTGATATGGAAGCAGCTGGAGAAGCTCCTGCAAGCAAGGGAAAGAGAAAACCTGCTAAAGCAAGACTTGATAAGAATGACGAGGAAGCAATCAACGCTGCTAAAGCTGCTGCTTTCTTGAAAGACGATGAAGAAGCTTAATTACTGTATCAATAAATAAATATAAAGACTATGGCTGTAACAATGGCAGATATTACCCACTTGCGTAAAATGACAGGTGCTGGTATGATGGATTGCAAGAATGCTTTGGCTGAAGCTGAAAGCGATTTCGACAAAGCAATTGAAATCATTCGTAAAAAAGGACAAGCAGTAGCTGCAAAACGTTCTGATCGTGAAGCTTCAGAAGGTTGTGTTATTGCAAAGACTTCTGGCGATTATGCTGCAGTTATCGCATTGAAATGTGAAACTGACTTCGTTGCTAAGAATGCTGATTTCGTTGCTTTAACTAACGAAATTCTTGATCTTGCTATCGCAAATAAATGTACTACTATAGAAGCAGTGAATGCTCTTTCTATGGGAAAAGA
This genomic interval from uncultured Bacteroides sp. contains the following:
- a CDS encoding outer membrane beta-barrel protein, yielding MTDSKGKFSMDNLQKGIYNLQVSSLGYQSKSMSIRDFTKDVDLGNIEIDSAAVALNEVVVTAANVINEADRKILLPSSRQMKAATNGFNLLQQLNLKRIQVDVLRNTISASGGGEVQLRINGVKSSIQEVMSLRPEDILRIEHHEDPGLRYGGAEAVIDYITRRRDSGGFIAFDLTDSPHVPFGDNNLTAKFNYKKSEFGVFYYGGYRAMDHMWRENSETFNFADGKSLTRLEDGTPDKWAKDWHYMQMNYNYQEADKWFFNATLRGNINADPKMNFKSYLYPTNNPSQGVNMTDRSSSWEHIPSLDLYYQRNLKNQQSLILNVVGTYIDSNSERYYKEMQGTETLTDLTTIVNGNKYSVISEGIYEKGFKAGRFSTGIKHTQSFTNNEYTGSSLSKTEMKQSETYAYTEFQGKIKKFNYSLGIGGSRSWFSQGGVGYQNYTFRPTASLKYNFNENSFLRYRGNIYSSAPSLSDLSNVEQSIDSLQIRRGNSNLKPVMTYTNSLNYDIRKGIFSGSLFLGHWYHNKPIMEETRVENNKFIRTNDNQQSWQKLNSEAELSVNPFKDHFIVKAVTGFSYFDSKGNNYHHTYSNMYYRGEASAYYKNWSAFFQIQGHKNNFYGETLEIGENYHLFGVMYKHKQLSVGAMMINPFVDNWRAGSENKNAYAPSKNWVYIKESSRLLSFKVSYSFNFGRKYESAQKRLNNEDKDTGVMSSKK
- the purB gene encoding adenylosuccinate lyase, whose amino-acid sequence is MKLDLLTAISPIDGRYRGKAEALAAYFSEFALIKYRVQVEVEYFITLCELPLPQLKGVGADVFESLRNIYLNFSEADAQRIKDIEGVTNHDVKAVEYFLKEEFDKLGGLDEYKEFIHFGLTSQDINNTSIPLSVKEALQNVYYPLVEELIAQLKQYANDWAEISMLAKTHGQPASPTRLGKEVMVFVYRLERQLATLKACPVTAKFGGATGNYNAHHVAYPSFDWKAFGNRFVSEKLGLEREEFTTQISNYDNLSAIFDAMKRINSIMVDMNRDFWMYISMEYFKQKIKAGEVGSSAMPHKVNPIDFENAEGNLGIANAILDHLSSKLPVSRLQRDLTDSTVLRNVGVPFGHVVIAVQSSLKGLRKLILNEKAIYNDLDNCWSVVAEAIQTILRREAYPHPYEALKALTRTNQAITESSIKEFIEELNVSEEIKKELRCITPHSYTGI
- a CDS encoding YaaA family protein; the encoded protein is MQIIISPAKTINTKSSRKALAKSTPQFANEAKEIALHMAQYSIEELERLLKISPKLALETFKRFEAFHSDEAPSLQALLAYTGMVFKHIAPADFSNEDFLYAHEHLRIASPFYGVVRPLDMIKAYRMEYDVKLPELGGITMADYWKPRLTKSFIKDVKKSGGVLINLASMDIQSSLDWKLLEKEVRVITPEFKMWKKGKLDTVTIYAKMARGEMTRFILKNRIEEPEELMAFTWEGFTFAPEHSADNRMVFIC
- the rpsB gene encoding 30S ribosomal protein S2, with amino-acid sequence MSRTNFDNLLEAGCHFGHLRRKWNPAMAPYIFMERNGIHIIDLHKTVAKVEEAAEALKQIAKSGKKVLFVATKKQAKQVVADKAAAVNMPYVIERWPGGMLTNFPTIRKAVKKMTTIDKLTNDGTYSNLSKREVLQISRQRAKLEKNLGSIADLTRLPSALFVIDVMKENIAVREANRLGIPVFAIVDTNSDPSNIDFVIPANDDATKSIEVILEACCAAMSEGLEERKAEKIDMEAAGEAPASKGKRKPAKARLDKNDEEAINAAKAAAFLKDDEEA
- the asnS gene encoding asparagine--tRNA ligase — protein: MEKICRTRIVDVLKMENFGAIVNVKGWVRTRRGSKQVSFIALNDGSTINNIQIVIDIEKFGEEYLKPITTGACISVNGELVESLGQGQKAELRACEIEILGAADPATYPLQKKGHSMEFLREIAHLRPRTNTFGAVFRIRHNMAIAIHKFFHERGFFYFHTPIITASDCEGAGQMFQVTTMNLYDLKKDENGSIDYDNDFFGKQASLTVSGQLEGELAAMSMGSIYTFGPTFRAENSNTPRHLAEFWMIEPEVAFNEIEDNMQLAEDFIKYCVKWALDNCQEDIQFLNNMFDKELIARLQSVLDDEFVRLPYTEGVKILEEAVAKGHKFEFPVFWGADLASEHERYLVEDHFKRPVILTDYPKEIKSFYMKQNEDGKTVRAMDVLFPKIGEIIGGSQREENYEKLEKRAEEMGVPTKDIWWYLDTRRFGTAPHSGFGLGFERLLLFVTGMTNIRDVIPFPRTPRNAEF
- the rplM gene encoding 50S ribosomal protein L13; the protein is MDTLSYKTISANKATATKEWVVVDATDQVLGRLGAKVAKLLRGKYKPNFTPHVDCGDNVIIINADKVKLTGNKWNDRIYLSYTGYPGGQRAITPARLQARPNGDDKLLRKVVKGMLPKNKLGAQLLGNMYVYAGSEHKQAAQNPKSIDINLLK
- a CDS encoding pseudouridine synthase, which codes for MSTDNENWRDSNKESRGASRDGNKSFNKEGFGRRDDSRPSFNRDGKFNREGHFSREGGDRPSRPSFNRGGSDRPSFNRPSRPYNKEGGDRPSFNREGGDRPRPSFNREGGDRPRPSFNREGGDRPRPSFNREGGDRPRPSFNREGGDRPRPSFNREGGDRPRPSFNREGGDRPRPSFNREGGDRPRPSFNREGGDRPRPSFNREGGDRPRPSFNREGGDRPRPSFNREGGDRPRPSFNREGGDRPRPSFNREDKPWRRNEGQEGGEGDRPRFRRPTSNYGGPSIPREGEEGRSRRPRFSSNDSRSQEFSRPVRRRSDDYDPNAKYSEKKRIEYKEQFADPNEPIRLNKYLANAGVCSRREADEFITAGVVSVNGEIIIELGTKVKRTDVVKFHEETVSLESKVYVLLNKPKDCVTTSDDPQARLTVMDLVKGACQERIYPVGRLDRNTTGVLLLTNDGDLASKLTHPQFLKKKIYHVFLDKNVTNHDMEQIASGVQLEDGEIHADAISYATETDKDQVGIEIHSGKNRIVRRLFESLGYKVIKLDRVFFAGLTKKSLRRGEWRYLTEQEVNMLRMGAFE
- the rpsI gene encoding 30S ribosomal protein S9, giving the protein MEVVNALGRRKRAIARVFVSEGTGKITINKRDLTTYFPSTILQYVVKQPLNKLGAAEKYDIKVNLCGGGFTGQSQALRLAISRALVKINAEDKKALRSEGFMTRDPRSVERKKPGQPKARRRFQFSKR